One Mercenaria mercenaria strain notata chromosome 12, MADL_Memer_1, whole genome shotgun sequence DNA segment encodes these proteins:
- the LOC128547519 gene encoding uncharacterized protein LOC128547519 produces the protein MCVPGVFERSPKTVKSKLGWHWNRLSGSLILRYLASGECYKSVKYGFRVEGNTVSIIIPEVYQAIIDGFLAEMEQIPMTQKQRLAVAEMFETRWQLPHTLGDGKHVAIESPPGGGSVFYNYKKFHSIVMMSLADAEYKLLWVDVRGTWRSIRQTDMECFWNQAVC, from the exons atgtgCGTTCCTGGTGTATtcgaaagaagtccaaa GACTGTAAAGAGTAAGTTAGGCTGGCACTGGAACCGGCTGTCAGGCTCGCTGATACTGCGCTACCTGGCTTCCGGCGAATGCTACAAGTCAGTAAAGTATGGGTTCAGGGTGGAAGGCAACACTGTGTCGATCATCATCCCAGAGGTCTATCAAGCCATCATCGACGGGTTCTTGGCAGAGATGGAACAGATTCCCATGACACAAAAACAAAGGTTGGCAGTTGCTGAGATGTTTGAAACCAGGTGGCAGTTACCACATACCCTCGGAGATGGGAAGCACGTAGCAATTGAAAGTCCTCCAGGTGGTGGATCGGTCTTCTACAATTACAAAAAGTTTCATTCTATTGTGATGATGTCCCTTGCGGATGCCGAATACAAACTCCTGTGGGTGGATGTCAGGGGAACCTGGCGGAGCATTAGACAGACAGATATGGAATGCTTTTGGAATCAAGCAGTGTGTTGA
- the LOC128547283 gene encoding uncharacterized protein LOC128547283, producing the protein MAKDYDANMLFTKLFMLILQVHLSTCDVRMFVSPQGSDKNSGLSTGAPVQTINQAITNVQQSQYINATAYIELMPGYHDLDRTLYIRRNNTIIRSYKRQQVHVTGGRRIPSANIKPVTDKAIFSRLPVKARSHVRVVDLRDLNITNFGKMEKYGTGGRRSSPLEVFYNGQPLHLARWPNEGYLDMVSFPDGKSGLRFQYNSTVPRSWHNESDPWTYGYWFAGWTDGAVKVKSMDAATGIVTLAEKPPHGFRVTGQWQDFLQGKPGGDGGYFRFINILSELDEPGEYYMDRDSGKLYMWVPSHDGSVNSSDIIYISMIDDCIIIQPPTENVHLEDFTLEACRRSAVFANSVQKVKLYKMEIRNTGNIGLRFYGDTRDFQLTQCYIHDTCGGIYITGGDRHSLESSGNVIQNNEFAKYDRVGSVVNDAISVSGDGFIIKNNHIHNGQTGAINFLGNDNIIKSNLVHHVCMNTSSCNAMHIYFDWTFRGNTIENNIVHDVVKLVPGGGNKAVYLDIQISGMNIKNNVFYNNDIHVQIGGGRYNEVINNIMYNATYSSIYVDSRGTSHSSDKVLYDRLHAMPYNNSVWNLRYPHLAEIDKHNASLPEGNQISKNIIYAAPNTHYIKFGLASFLKANLSAYFNMTHTGFSSGRVDHVSVEKGDLRVTCRASEWANNINFRQVPSPNAVGPLSSPVGPTYLNRGRIHLVNSTHPSACPTLPPPKEKPVVSFIPDGSPGNHVYPVGKSGCWLNVTKCKNHTASVGTYRDMYGERYRYAADNETMCFLRALEQWKFCGSHKDETVVAIFGPTGNATIGGEGCVAAWYGCPKHGGPADGHLNTTNGRYFHDGSQRTPGQEGCLRRSLDIWRWCGASSNYPVTSIYLPTGAKRTAGGGCWIALEKCPAHTRTPRFFYDISGATYYQTDSSEFACLHRAEYYWHHCGSNPKYPVTATYRPTTASKTYP; encoded by the exons ATGGCTAAAGACTACGACGC aaacatGCTATTCACTAAACTGTTTATGCTGATCCTTCAAGTCCACCTATCAACATGTGATGTGCGCATGTTTGTTAGCCCGCAGGGATCGGACAAGAATAGTGG ACTATCGACTGGAGCGCCAGTACAAACTATAAACCAAGCTATTACGAATGTACAACAGAGTCAGTATATCAATGCCA cGGCTTACATAGAATTAATGCCAGGGTACCACGATCTTGATAGAACTTTGTACATCAGACGAAATAACACGATCATTCGGTCATATAAGAGGCAACAAGTACATGTG ACTGGGGGCCGCCGTATTCCAAGCGCAAACATCAAACCAGTGACAGACAAAGCCATATTTTCAAGATTACCAGTAAAAGCACGGTCACAT GTACGTGTTGTTGATCTTCGTGATTTGAACATTACGAATTTCGGAAAGATGGAGAAATATGGTACAGGGGGAAGACGAAGTTCACCGCTTGAAGTCTTCTATAACGGACAGCCACTACATCTGGCAAGATGGCCAAACGAa GGGTATCTGGATATGGTTAGTTTTCCAGATGGTAAAAGTGGTCTGCGTTTCCAGTACAATTCCACTGTGCCGCGGTCCTGGCACAATGAAAGTGATCCATGGACATACGGATACtg GTTTGCCGGTTGGACTGATGGTGCCGTAAAAGTGAAATCTATGGATGCAGCCACCGGGATAGTTACACTAGCTGAAAAGCCACCCCATGGCTTCAGAGTCACAG GTCAATGGCAAGATTTTCTTCAAGGCAAGCCAGGTGGTGATGGCGGTTACTTCCGATTCATCAATATCCTTTCAGAACTTGACGAGCCG GGAGAGTATTATATGGATAGAGACAGTGGGAAGCTGTATATGTGGGTACCTAGTCATGATGGAAGTGTAAACTCATCGgatataatttatatttccatGATTGATGACTGTATAAT CATCCAGCCTCCTACCGAGAATGTTCATTTGGAGGACTTTACCCTCGAGGCTTGTCGTAGGAGTGCTGTATTTGCTAATAGTGTACAGAAAGTGAAGTTGTATAAAATGGAGATTCGAAATACCG GTAACATTGGTCTGAGATTTTATGGAGACACAAGGGATTTTCAGCTTACACAGTGTTATATACATGATACCTGTGGAGGAATTTATATAACTG GTGGTGATAGGCACAGTCTGGAATCTTCGGGTAATGTTATTCAAAATAATGAATTCGCAAAATATGATCGTGTTGGATCGGTTGTAAACGATGCCATATCAGTTTCTGGTGACGGCTTTATCATAAAGAACAATCATATCCACAACGGACAGACTGGagcaattaatttcttg GGCAACGACAATATCATAAAGAGCAATCTAGTTCATCACGTGTGCATGAACACATCCAGCTGTAACGCCATGCACATTTATTTTGACTGGACATTC CGTGGTAATACTATCGAGAACAACATTGTCCACGACGTGGTCAAATTAGTTCCCGGAGGGGGTAACAAAGCAGTGTACCTTGATATCCAAATATCCGGAATGAATATCAAGAACAACGTATTCTACAAT AACGATATACATGTTCAGATTGGAGGAGGTCGATACAACGAAGTCATTAACAATATTATGTACAATGCAACGTATAGCAGCATCTATGTAGACAGCCGCGGCACATCTCATAGCAGTGATAAGGTGCTCTATGATCGTCTACAT GCGATGCCGTACAATAATTCTGTGTGGAACCTAAGGTATCCGCATTTAGCAGAAATTGACAAGCACAACGCCAGTCTACCAGAAG GCAATCAAATCAGCAAGAACATAATATACGCCGCTCCGAATACACACTACATTAAATTTGGACTAGCGAGCTTCCTAAAGGCTAATTTGTCGGCTTATTTCAATATGACACATACTGGTTTT TCATCAGGACGTGTAGACCATGTCAGCGTAGAAAAGGGAGATCTAAGGGTTACATGCAGAGCTAGTGAATGGGCAAACAATATAAATTTCCGGCAGGTTCCGTCGCCAAACGCCGTAGGACCTTTATCTTCACCAGTTGGTCCAACTTATCTTAACAGAG GTCGAATTCACTTAGTAAATAGTACTCACCCATCGGCTTGTCCTACATTACCACCACCAAAAGAAAAGCCGGTCGTGTCATTTATACCTGATGGTTCGCCCGGCAATCATGTTTATCCAGTTGGAAAGTCAG GTTGTTGGCTGAATGTAACAAAGTGCAAAAACCACACAGCATCAGTCGGGACATACAGGGACATGTACGGCGAGAGATACCGCTATGCCGCTGACAATGAGACCATGTGTTTCCTACGAGCTTTAGAACAATGGAAATTTTGTGGATCACACAAGGATGAAACTGTTGTAGCAATTTTTGGTCCGACTG GTAATGCTACAATTGGTGGCGAAGGGTGCGTTGCAGCGTGGTATGGTTGTCCTAAACATGGGGGTCCAGCTGATGGTCATCTTAACACAACAAACGGACGATATTTTCATGATGGCTCACAGAGAACTCCAGGTCAAGAAGGATGCTTGAGACGATCTTTAGATATATGGCGATGGTGTGGAGCAAGCTCTAATTATCCAGTTACAAGTATATACCTCCCAACAG GCGCAAAGCGTACAGCAGGTGGTGGATGTTGGATCGCTCTTGAAAAGTGCCCTGCCCATACACGAACACCTAGGTTTTTTTATGACATCTCTGGAGCAACCTATTATCAAACTG ATAGCAGTGAGTTTGCCTGCCTACACCGAGCGGAGTATTACTGGCACCACTGCGGTTCGAATCCCAAATATCCTGTCACTGCCACGTACCGTCCAACAACTGCCAGCAAGACCTACCCATGA